The following proteins are encoded in a genomic region of Mycobacterium sp. 155:
- a CDS encoding SDR family NAD(P)-dependent oxidoreductase — protein sequence MSATAKWTEADVSDQSGRIAIVTGSNTGLGYETARVLAGKGAHVVIAVRNLDKGREAVDRITASTPKADLKLQQLDVGSLDSVRTAADELRAAYPRIDLLINNAGVMYPPKQTTVDGFELQFGTNHLGAFALTGLLLDHLLPVDGSRVVAVASIAHRIQAAIHFDDLQWEHSYNRVAAYGQSKLSNLLFTYELQRRLAAKNEPTIAVAAHPGISDTELTRHIPGAGLPGVSQLTALVTNSALTGALATLRAATDPAVRGGQYYGPSGFRELRGYPKLVQSSKQSHDVDLQRRLWTVSEELTGVSYPV from the coding sequence ATGAGCGCCACCGCGAAGTGGACCGAGGCCGACGTCAGCGACCAATCGGGCCGGATCGCCATCGTCACCGGCTCCAACACCGGCCTGGGGTATGAGACCGCGCGCGTGCTGGCCGGCAAGGGCGCGCATGTGGTGATCGCGGTGCGCAACCTGGACAAGGGCCGCGAAGCCGTCGACCGTATCACCGCGTCGACTCCGAAAGCCGACCTCAAGCTGCAGCAGCTGGACGTGGGCTCGCTGGACTCGGTGCGTACTGCCGCCGACGAACTGCGGGCCGCATATCCGCGTATCGATCTGCTGATCAACAACGCCGGCGTGATGTATCCGCCGAAGCAGACCACCGTCGACGGCTTCGAGTTGCAGTTCGGCACCAACCATCTGGGCGCGTTCGCTCTGACGGGGCTGCTGCTCGACCATCTGCTGCCGGTCGACGGCTCGCGCGTCGTCGCAGTTGCCAGCATTGCCCACCGCATTCAGGCCGCTATCCACTTCGACGATCTGCAGTGGGAACACAGCTACAACCGGGTGGCCGCCTACGGGCAGTCCAAGCTGTCGAATCTGCTGTTCACCTACGAACTGCAGCGTCGGCTCGCCGCGAAGAACGAGCCCACCATCGCCGTGGCCGCCCACCCGGGGATCTCCGACACAGAACTCACGCGCCACATTCCCGGCGCCGGGCTACCGGGTGTCAGCCAACTCACGGCTCTGGTCACCAACAGCGCACTCACGGGAGCCCTGGCCACGCTGCGAGCGGCGACCGATCCGGCGGTGCGCGGCGGCCAGTACTACGGTCCGTCCGGATTCCGCGAGCTGCGCGGCTACCCGAAGCTCGTCCAGTCCAGCAAGCAGTCGCACGATGTGGACCTGCAGCGCCGGTTGTGGACAGTGTCGGAGGAGCTGACCGGCGTGAGCTACCCGGTGTAG